A stretch of DNA from Serinibacter arcticus:
ACTCCGCAGCTTCACTGCCCACACGACGCTCCCCTACCCATCCACACGACTGAACCACGAAGGCTTGTCTACAGTGTGAATGCCACAGCTTCGGCGGTGTGCTTGAGCCCCGCTACATTGTCGGCGCGGAATCACTTGACCAGTGAGCTATTACGCACTCTTTCAAGGGTGGCTGCTTCTAAGCCAACCTCCTGGTTGTCTGGGCAACTCCACATCCTTTCCCACTTAGCACACGCTTGGGGGCCTTAGCTGGTGATCTGGGCTGTTTCCCTCTCGACTATGAAGCTTATCCCCCACAGTCTCACTGCTGCGCTCTGGCTTACCGGCATTCGGAGTTTGGCTGACGTCAGTAACCTGGTAGGGCCCATCGGCCATCCAGTAGCTCTACCTCCGGCAAGGAACACGCAACGCTGCACCTATATGCATTTCGGGGAGAACCAGCTATCACGAAGTTTGATTGGCCTTTCACCCCTACCCACAGGTCATCCCCCAGGTTTTCAACCCTGGTGGGTTCGGTCCTCCACACGGTCTTACCCGCGCTTCAACCTGCCCATGGGTAGATCACTTCGCTTCGGGTCTAGAGCACGCGACTGAATCGCCCTATTCGGACTCGCTTTCGCTACGGCTTCCCCACACGGGTTAACCTCGCCACGTACCACTAACTCGCAGGCTCATTCTTCAAAAGGCACGCCGTCACCCCAACTAGGGAGGCTCCGACGGATTGTAAGCAAACGGTTTCAGGTACTATTTCACTCCCCTCCCGGGGTACTTTTCACCTTTCCCTCACGGTACTTGTCCGCTATCGGTCATCAGGTAGTATTTAGGCTTAGCAAGTGGTCTTGCCAGATTCACACGGGATTTCACGGGCCCCGTGCTACTCGGGAACACTCACAGAAGACCATGCCATTTCGTCTACGGGGGTCGCACCCTGTATCCCCACCCGTTCAAGAGTGTTCGACTATGACACGCTTTTGTAACTCCTTCGCACTTGCGGCAGCAGTGCTAGTAAGGTCCCACAACCCCGCATGCGCAACCCCTGCCGGGTATCACACGCACACGGTTTAGCCTGATCCGCTTTCGCTCGCCACTACTCACGGAATATCTCTTCCTGCCGGTACTGAGATGTTTCACTTCCCGGCGTTCCCTCCACACACCCTATATATTCAGGTGCAGGTCACACGACATGACTCGTGCGGGGTTTCCCCATTCGGAAATCCTCGGATCACAGCTCGTTTGCCAACTCCCCGAGGCTTATCGCAGGCCACAACGTCCTTCTTCGGCTCCTGATGCCAAGGCATCCACCGTTTGCTCTTAAACACTTGACCACAAAAGATCAAAGATGCTCGCGTCCACTGTGCAGTTCTCAAACAACCAACCCCACCCACCACCACCACCCACCCCAACAGAGATGACCAGTGACAGCGAGGGCCAGAAACAACCACCCGACCGCGCCAGCGTCACCACCAGCACAACCCGTGTGTTGCCTCAGGACCCAACAGTGTGCCCCCCACCGCAGCCCCAGCCCCCCAGACCCCCCATTGAAGGAGCCGGCAGACCAGACACGATGAAAGAGTGAACCTGATGTTCCACCCAAGAGTCACAGGCAACCCCACCATCGAGATGATGATGTTCGACCTGCCACCCACACCCCACACCCCGAACAGCTCAACCCTCCACCCCCCACCACAGCAGGAAGCATCAACGAGCGAGCACGAACAAGCAGTGCAGAAGAAAGTGAGCAGCCAACGTTGACTCCTTAGAAAGGAGGTGATCCAGCCGCACCTTCCGGTACGGCTACCTTGTTACGACTTAGTCCTAATCGCCAATCCCACCTTCGACAGCTCCCCCCTACAAGAGGTTGGGCCACTGGCTTCGGGTGTTACCGACTTTCATGACTTGACGGGCGGTGTGTACAAGGCCCGAGAACGTATTCACCGCAGCATTGCTGATCTGCGATTACTAGCGACTCCGACTTCATGGGGTCGAGTTGCAGACCCCAATCCGAACTGAGACCGGCTTTCTGGGATTCGCTCCACCTCGCGGTATCGCAGCCCTTTGTACCGGCCATTGTAGCATGCGTGAAGCCCAAGACATAAGGGGCATGATGATTTGACGTCATCCCCACCTTCCTCCGAGTTGACCCCGGCAGTCTCCTATGAGTCCCCACCATCACGTGCTGGCAACATAGGACGAGGGTTGCGCTCGTTGCGGGACTTAACCCAACATCTCACGACACGAGCTGACGACAACCATGCACCACCTGTACATGAGTGTCCAAAGAGACCACCATCTCTGGTGGCTTCTCAAGTATGTCAAGCCTTGGTAAGGTTCTTCGCGTTGCATCGAATTAATCCGCATGCTCCGCCGCTTGTGCGGGCCCCCGTCAATTCCTTTGAGTTTTAGCCTTGCGGCCGTACTCCCCAGGCGGGGCACTTAATGCGTTAGCTACGGCGCGGAATCCGTGGAAACAGACCCCACACCTAGTGCCCAACGTTTACGGCATGGACTACCAGGGTATCTAATCCTGTTCGCTCCCCATGCTTTCGCTCCTCAGCGTCAGTAACGGCCCAGAGACCTGCCTTCGCCATCGGTGTTCCTCCTGATATCTGCGCATTCCACCGCTACACCAGGAATTCCAGTCTCCCCTACCGCACTCTAGTCTGCCCGTACCCACTGCACGCCCCAAGTTGAGCCTGGGGATTTCACAGCAGACGCGACAAACCGCCTACGAGCTCTTTACGCCCAATAATTCCGGACAACGCTTGCGCCCTACGTATTACCGCGGCTGCTGGCACGTAGTTAGCCGGCGCTTCTTCTGCAGGTACCGTCACCCGAAAGCTTCTTCCCTACTGAAAGAGGTTTACAACCCGAAGGCCGTCATCCCTCACGCGGCGTCGCTGCATCAGGCTTTCGCCCATTGTGCAATATTCCCCACTGCTGCCTCCCGTAGGAGTCTGGGCCGTGTCTCAGTCCCAGTGTGGCCGGTCACCCTCTCAGGCCGGCTACCCGTCATCGCCTTGGTAGGCCTTCACCCCACCAACAAGCTGATAGGCCGCGAGCCCATCCCAGACCAGAAACCCTTTCAACAACCCGACATGCATCAGGAAGTGATATCCAGTATTAGCCCCGGTTTCCCGGAGTTATCCCAGAGTCTGGGGCAGGTTACTCACGTGTTACTCACCCGTTCGCCACTAATCAGGAATGCAAGCACCCCATCATCGTTCGACTTGCATGTGTAAAGCACGCCGCCAGCGTTCGTCCTGAGCCAGGATCAAACTCTCCGTCAAAAACTAACCCCACCACACCCGAAAGCACGACGGGAATCATTTAACGACAATGATCCAAGCAAAAACCCGAACAACCACAACCCCCCAAAAGGAGCCATGACGCCCAGGCAAAACAAAAACAGTCAACCAAACCCCACAACGCATCTCCCGAAGGACCGCGCCACAGAACCCGGCCAACAAATGGCATCAAGTTCACAAACACACTGTTGAGTTCTCAAGCAACACACCACGCCAGCCCATCCACACCCCAAACCCTGGGGCCCGGACCAACCGGGGCAACTTCTCTAACTTACATCCTCTGCGAACCCCGGTCAAATCGACCCGATTCCTTCAGATTCAGCTGGTTGAACTTCCGCCCGAGATGATCTCGTTCGTTCCAGTTCTTCGTTCGCATCCGCACTTTCCGGCCTGGCCGGTCTGCTCTGCGCAACGGGTTGATAACTTACGCAGAACGCGGTGGGCTCGCAAGTCGGCCTGCACCCCGGGCGTGTCGCCCGAGTGGCCCGGACCACGCCGATCGTTCTGACCTGCACGAACGCTGCGCAACGGTCCCGACCGGCACCCGCGAGCCCCGCGAGCGCCGGCCGGTTGAGCTCAGTCCTGGTGCGGACGGGTGGCCACGGCGAGGTTCCGTCGCCCCGACGGATGAGGACGTGGCGCCCACCCAGGAGGTCGTCGGCGACGAGCACGCGCTCGACGTCGTCCTGCTTGACGTTGTTCACGTACGCCCCACCCTCCCCCACGGCGCGACGTGCCTCGTTGCGTCCCTTGACGAGACCGGCGGCCACCAGGGCGTCGACGAGGGTGGTCTCCCCGGGGACGAGGTCCGCGGTCGGGAGCTCCGCCACCGCCGAGTCGAGCGTCGCGCCGTCGAGCTCGCGCAGCTCGCCCCGCCCGAACAGGGCCGCGCTCGCCGCCTCGACGGCCGCCGTCGCGCCGGCGCCGTGCACGAGCGACGTCACGTCGGCCGCGAGCGTTCGCTGGGCCGCCCGCAGGTGCGGGCGCTCCGCGGTCTCCGCCTCGATCGCCTCGATCTCCTCGCGCGTGCGGAAGGTGAAGGTCCGCAGCCAGCGCACGGCGTCGGCGTCCGACGCGTTCACCCAGTACTGGTAGAAGGCGTACGGGCTCATCATGTCCGGCGCGAGCCACACGGCGCCGCCCTCGGTCTTGCCGAACTTGGTGCCGTCGGCCTTGGTGATCAGCGGCGTGGTCCAGGCGTGCACGGAGCGCTGCTCGGCCTTGCGGATCAGCTCCACCCCCGAGAGCAGGTTCCCCCACTGGTCGCTGCCGCCGGTCTGCAGCGTCACGCCGTAGCGACGGTTCAGCTCGAGGTAGTCGTTGCCCTGCAGGAGCTGGTAGCTGAACTCGGTGAACGAGATCCCCTCGTCCGAGGCCAGCCGCCGCGCGACCGTGTCCTTGGCGAGCATCGTCCCCATCCGGAAGTGCTTGCCGATGCTCCGCAGCAGGTCGATCGCCGTCAGCTCGGCCGTCCAGTCGAGGTTGTTGACCATGCGGGCACCGTTGGCGGAGTCGAAGTCGAGGAACGGCTCGATCTGCGCCCGCAGCCTGTCGGCCCACTGCGCGACGACGTCACCCGAGTTGAGCACGCGCTCACCTGACTGGCGCGGATCCCCGATGAGGCCCGTCGCTCCCCCGACCAGCGCGATCGGGCGGTGGCCGGCGAGCTGCAGGTGGCGCAGCAGGATCAGCTGCACGAGATGGCCGTGGTGCAGGCTCGGCGCCGTCGGGTCGAACCCGGCGTAGTAGGTCACGGGGCCGGCGGCCAGCGCTGCACGCAGCGCAGCCTCGTCGGTGGTCTGGGAGACGAGCCCGCGCCAGCGCAGGTCCTCGATCAGGTCGGTCACGTCGGTGTCCTCGGTTCGCTTGCGAAGTCGTGCGGTGGATGAAGAAGAGTCGGGGCGCGGTACGGCTGAGGTCAGACGGCGCGGTAGCGCGACACGGTCGGGTCGCCGCTCAGCCAGTACCGCCACGGATAGGTCGCGAGGCCACCGTCGCCGGAGACCCCGGTGCGCGGACCGCTCTGCCACGGCCCCGAACGGATCTCGGGCACCCGGAGGCCGGCGACGGCGTCGGGCATCCGGTGGCCGTCGGCCGCGTCCACGCTCGTGCCGTCGTGCTGGCCCTTGATGCCGAGTGCCGTCGCGAGCCTGGCGGGCCCGCTGGCCAGGTCGCGGTCCGCCTTCGAGCTCGAGCGACGACTCCGGGCGAGCTCCACCCCCTCGACGATCTCCCCCGCCCGGAGCAGCACGGCCGAGGCGTTGCCCTCCGTGCCCGTCACCACGTTGGCGCACCAGTGCATGCCGTAGGTGAAGTAGACGTAGAGCCGTCCGGGCGGGCCGAACATCGTCGCGTTGCGCGGCGTGCGGCCCCGGTAGGCGTGCGAGCCGGGGTCGTCGGACCCGCCGTAGGCCTCGACCTCGGTCAGCCTCACGACGACGGTGCCCTCGGCCGATGCGACGGACAGCAGCCCCCCGAGCAGGTCGGGCGCCACCTCCTGCGCGCTGCGCGCGAACCAGGCACGACCGGGGACGTAGAGGGCCCGGCTGCTCCGGGCAGGGGCGCCCGACGCCATCGAACCGTCGTCGTCACCCATGACGGCGATCCTTCCACACGGTGCCCACCGGCCTCAGCGGGAGCCGCTCTCCGGGACGGCCACGTCCGACGCGACGCTCGCCGCTCCCCAGCGCAGGACGCCACCCGTCGCGTCGAGCACGACGTCGGCGCGCTCGGTGGTGCGGTCGCGTGCCTCCAGCGCCCGCTCGTCCGCCATGAACGCGAGCCACTCGGGACGCATCGCCTCGCCGTCGCGCGCCAGGCCCCTCGTCAGCCGGAGGTCGTCCGCGGCCGTCACCGCGACGACGAGCCGGGCGACGCCGTCGACAGCCGGCGGTGCGCTGCCGCACCCCTCGAGCAGGAGAACGTCGGCACGCGGCACCGTCACGGTCTCCGCGAGCGCGTCGCGCTCCCAGTCGTAGCGGCGGTAGGTCACGGTCTCCCCGCGCTCCAGGGACGCCGCGATCAGCTCGACCTCGCGGTGCGCGGCGAGCAGGCCCGTCCAGCCGAGGTAGAGGTCGTCCATGTGGACGACGGCGACGGTCCGCCCGCGCTCGCGCAGAGCCCCGGCGAGGTCGGCGGCGAGCGTCGTCTTGCCCGCGCCGGCGAGACCGTCCACGCAGACCAGCGTGACGCCGTGCGGGAGGTCGGTGACGCCGTCGCCCCGTCGCGCGGGGCCGGGCAGGACGCCGAGCGCCGCCGCGACCAGACGGCCGACGACGGCGTCGCGCGCGTCGGCGCCCGGCGCGCTCACTCGGACTCGGGCCCGGCGTCGGACTCGGGCTCGGCCCAGGCCCGCAGCTCCTCCGCGCGCTCGGCGGCGCGCGCCAGCTGCTCCACCACCCGCACCGGCGCGGTGCCGCCGCGGCCGTTGCGCGAGGCGATCGACCCGGCCACGGTGAGGACCTCGCGGACCTCGGGCACGAGGTGCGGGCTTACCGCTGCGAGCTCCTCGTCGCTGAGGTCGGCGAGCTCGATGGGGGGCTCGTGCGTCTCGCAGGCCTGGACGCAGGCGCCGGCGATCTCGTGCGCATCGCGGAACGGCACGCCCCGGCGCACCAGCCACTCGGCGATGTCGGTCGCCAGGGAGAAGCCCTGCGGGGCGAGCTCGGCCATCCGCTCCGTGTGGAACCGCAGCGTCGCGACCATCCCCGCGACGGCCGGCAGCAGGACCTCGAGCTGGGCGACGGCGTCGAACACCGGTTCCTTGTCCTCCTGCAGGTCGCGGTTGTACGCGAGCGGGAGGCCCTTGAGGGTCGCGAGCAGACCGGTCAGGTCACCGATCAGTCGGCCGGCCTTGCCGCGCGCCAGCTCGGCGATGTCCGGGTTTTTCTTCTGCGGCATGATGCTCGACCCCGTGGAGTAGGCGTCGTCGAGCGTGATGAAGCCGAACTCCTTCGTGGCCCAGAGGATGACCTCCTCGGAGAGGCGCGACAGGTCGACCGCCGTCATGGCGGCGACGAACGCGAACTCCGCGACGACGTCGCGCGCCGCGGTCCCGTCGATCGAGTTCTCCACGGCGGAGTCGAAGCCGAGCTCGTGCGCGACGGCGTCCGGGTCCAGCCCGAGCGAGGACCCCGCCAGCGCGCCGGAGCCGTAGGGCGACACGGCGGCGCGCTCGTCCCAGTCCACGAGCCGCTCGACGTCGCGCAGCAGCGGCCACGCGTGGGCGAGCAGGTGGTGCGCCAGCAGGACGGGCTGAGCGTGCTGCAGGTGCGTCCGCCCGGGCATCGGCGCCTCGGGGTGGGCCGCGGCCTGCTCCACGAGGGCGTCCACGACGGCGAGCACGCCGCCCGCGACCACGCGGGCGTGGTCGCGCAGGAACATCCGCACGAGGGTCGCGATCTGGTCGTTGCGGGAGCGCCCGGCGCGCAGCCGACCGCCCACCTCGGCGCCGACGCGCGCGATGAGCACCCTCTCGAGGGCGCCGTGCACGTCCTCGTCGCCCGGGTCGGCGACCAGGGTGCCGGCGAGCACGTCGTCCTCCATCGCCGTCAGCGCGTCCACGAGCGTGGCGAGGTCGGCATCGGTGAGGAGCCCGGCGCGGTGCAGCGCCCGGGCGTGGGCGCGGGACCCGGCGAGGTCGACGGGTGCGAGCACCCAGTCGAACTGCGTGCTGCGCGAGAGCTCGGCCATCGCGTCCGCAGGTCCCGAGGCGAACCGGCCGCCCCAGAGGGCTCCGGTGTTGGTGGTACCGCTCGCGGTCGTCACAAGGTTCTCCTGCCCTCCGCCGCGCGTGGCGGCGAGGTTCGTCAGTTCGTTCGGTTCACTCGGTCGGGCGGGAGCCCTACTGCTGGTGGTGCGCGGCTCGAGCGAGCTCGAGGAACGTCTCCACGACACCCTGCGCTCCGTCGGGGTCGCGCGAGATGACCACGACCGTGTCGTCCCCGGCGATCGTCCCCAGCACGTCCGGCAGGATCGACTGGTCGATCGCGGAGGCGAAGAAGTGGGCGGCGCCGGGGGGCGTCCGCAGCACCGCGAGGTTACCGCTCGCGTCGGCCGAGACCAGCAGCTCGGCCGTCAGCCGCTCCAGCCGCCGGGCCAGGTGCGGCTCCTGCTCGGCGACCCGCTGGCCGTGGTAGCCGCCGCCCTCGGGCGGGAGCGTGTAGACGAGGCCGTCCGAGGTGTGCATCTTCTGGGCCCGCAGCTCTAGCAGGTCGCGCGAGAGCGTCGCCTGCGTCACCACGACGCCGTCGGCCTCCAGCGCCGCGGACAGGTCCGCCTGCGAGCGGATCGCCCCTCGGGTGATCGCTCGCGTGATGAGCGCGTGACGCGCCGCCTTGGTCGGGGGGACCTGCGTCATGAGGCCCCCGCCAGGAACGTCAGGACCGCCTTCTGGGCGTGCAGGCGGTTCTCGGCCTCGTCCCAGATGACGGCCCGCGGCCCGTCGAGCACGTCGGCGGTGATCTCCTTGCCGCGGTAGGCGGGCAGGCAGTGGAGCACGACGGCGGTCGGGTCCGCCAGCTCGAGCAGGTCGTCGTCGAGCTGGTAGGGCAGGAACACCTGCTCGCGCGCCGTGCTCTCCGCCTCCTGGCCCATCGACACCCAGGTGTCGGTGGCCACGGCGTCGGCCCCCACGACCGCGTGCCGCGGGTCGGTGTGCACCGCGACGGCCGCGCCGGTCTCGGCGGCGATCGCCTTGGCCCGCGCCAGGATGTCGGCGCGGGGGGCGAAGTCGGCGGGGCACCCGATGTGCACGTCCATGCCGGCCAGCGCCCCCGCGAGCAGGTAGGAGTGCGCCATGTTGTTGGAGCCGTCGCCGACGTAGGCGAACGTGCGTCCGGCCAGCGCGGGTCCGGACGTGGCGAGCCCGCCCGTGTGCTCGGCGACCGTGAGCAGGTCGGCCAGCGCCTGGCACGGGTGGAAGTCGTCCGTCAGCGCGTTGACGACAGGGACGTCCGAGTCGGCC
This window harbors:
- a CDS encoding DNA-3-methyladenine glycosylase; translation: MASGAPARSSRALYVPGRAWFARSAQEVAPDLLGGLLSVASAEGTVVVRLTEVEAYGGSDDPGSHAYRGRTPRNATMFGPPGRLYVYFTYGMHWCANVVTGTEGNASAVLLRAGEIVEGVELARSRRSSSKADRDLASGPARLATALGIKGQHDGTSVDAADGHRMPDAVAGLRVPEIRSGPWQSGPRTGVSGDGGLATYPWRYWLSGDPTVSRYRAV
- a CDS encoding uridine kinase family protein; this translates as MSAPGADARDAVVGRLVAAALGVLPGPARRGDGVTDLPHGVTLVCVDGLAGAGKTTLAADLAGALRERGRTVAVVHMDDLYLGWTGLLAAHREVELIAASLERGETVTYRRYDWERDALAETVTVPRADVLLLEGCGSAPPAVDGVARLVVAVTAADDLRLTRGLARDGEAMRPEWLAFMADERALEARDRTTERADVVLDATGGVLRWGAASVASDVAVPESGSR
- the argH gene encoding argininosuccinate lyase; this translates as MTTASGTTNTGALWGGRFASGPADAMAELSRSTQFDWVLAPVDLAGSRAHARALHRAGLLTDADLATLVDALTAMEDDVLAGTLVADPGDEDVHGALERVLIARVGAEVGGRLRAGRSRNDQIATLVRMFLRDHARVVAGGVLAVVDALVEQAAAHPEAPMPGRTHLQHAQPVLLAHHLLAHAWPLLRDVERLVDWDERAAVSPYGSGALAGSSLGLDPDAVAHELGFDSAVENSIDGTAARDVVAEFAFVAAMTAVDLSRLSEEVILWATKEFGFITLDDAYSTGSSIMPQKKNPDIAELARGKAGRLIGDLTGLLATLKGLPLAYNRDLQEDKEPVFDAVAQLEVLLPAVAGMVATLRFHTERMAELAPQGFSLATDIAEWLVRRGVPFRDAHEIAGACVQACETHEPPIELADLSDEELAAVSPHLVPEVREVLTVAGSIASRNGRGGTAPVRVVEQLARAAERAEELRAWAEPESDAGPESE
- a CDS encoding arginine repressor (regulates arginine biosynthesis when complexed with arginine by binding at site that overlap the promotors of the arginine biosynthesis genes) — its product is MTQVPPTKAARHALITRAITRGAIRSQADLSAALEADGVVVTQATLSRDLLELRAQKMHTSDGLVYTLPPEGGGYHGQRVAEQEPHLARRLERLTAELLVSADASGNLAVLRTPPGAAHFFASAIDQSILPDVLGTIAGDDTVVVISRDPDGAQGVVETFLELARAAHHQQ
- the argF gene encoding ornithine carbamoyltransferase yields the protein MTARSFLADDDLTSAEQREVLELAATLKADRHARTPYAGPRSVAIIFDKPTLRTQVSFTTAVAELGGYPLMVDGALAQIGKRESVSDVAKVLGRQVAAIVWRTFHQSDLEKMAADSDVPVVNALTDDFHPCQALADLLTVAEHTGGLATSGPALAGRTFAYVGDGSNNMAHSYLLAGALAGMDVHIGCPADFAPRADILARAKAIAAETGAAVAVHTDPRHAVVGADAVATDTWVSMGQEAESTAREQVFLPYQLDDDLLELADPTAVVLHCLPAYRGKEITADVLDGPRAVIWDEAENRLHAQKAVLTFLAGAS